Proteins from a genomic interval of Streptomyces sp. NBC_01445:
- a CDS encoding sigma-70 family RNA polymerase sigma factor yields MTTATKTEGPDRTAAHVLAELQREHGRPLLSFLLRLCDGDRQRAEDLVQETFVRAWQHPEALRADYESVRPWLFTVGRRLAIDARRARLARPPEIGGTVLESARVCADHAERSAAALDVREAVATLSPEHRAVLLQVYFRGASVAEAAAALGIPPGTVKSRAYYALRALRRVLPGYEANTVGPH; encoded by the coding sequence ATGACGACCGCCACGAAGACCGAAGGACCCGACCGCACGGCAGCACATGTGCTGGCCGAGCTCCAGCGCGAGCACGGCAGGCCGCTTCTCTCCTTCCTCCTGCGGCTGTGCGACGGCGACCGGCAGCGGGCGGAAGACCTGGTCCAGGAGACGTTCGTCCGCGCCTGGCAGCATCCGGAGGCGCTGCGCGCCGACTACGAGTCCGTGCGGCCCTGGCTGTTCACCGTCGGCCGCAGGCTCGCCATAGACGCCCGGCGCGCGCGGCTCGCCCGCCCCCCGGAGATCGGCGGCACGGTCCTGGAGAGCGCGCGGGTCTGCGCCGACCACGCGGAGCGCTCGGCGGCCGCGCTCGATGTGCGGGAGGCCGTGGCGACGCTCAGCCCGGAGCACCGGGCGGTGCTCCTCCAGGTGTACTTCCGTGGCGCCTCCGTGGCCGAGGCCGCCGCGGCGCTCGGCATCCCTCCCGGTACCGTGAAGTCCCGCGCGTACTACGCGCTGCGCGCACTGCGCAGGGTGCTCCCGGGCTATGAGGCGAACACGGTCGGCCCGCATTGA
- a CDS encoding zf-HC2 domain-containing protein codes for MRSLDRHRDAGAYALGVLDEADRFRFEDHLGQCPGCVARVGGFGSTTAALALYARATPPAVETVAEAGPVLLDGLVSRMERVRRAGRRRWLCAMAAAVVLAVAGPGAVVLGGSGDGAVRLDARDAGTGVSASVTASGHEWGTGVGLEVHDARGPRVCELVVVGKDGSRQTVTSWAVRAHDAGATTTQSAVALHPQEIARFEVRTTDGARLVTIPMR; via the coding sequence ATGAGGTCCCTGGATCGGCATCGCGACGCCGGCGCCTACGCGCTGGGCGTCCTCGACGAGGCGGACCGGTTCCGCTTCGAGGACCATCTCGGGCAGTGCCCCGGGTGCGTGGCGCGGGTCGGGGGGTTCGGGTCCACGACGGCGGCCCTGGCGCTGTACGCGCGGGCTACGCCGCCGGCCGTGGAGACCGTGGCCGAGGCGGGTCCCGTGCTCCTGGACGGGCTGGTCTCGCGGATGGAGCGGGTGCGACGGGCGGGCCGGAGGCGGTGGCTGTGCGCGATGGCGGCGGCGGTCGTGCTCGCCGTGGCGGGGCCGGGTGCTGTGGTCCTGGGCGGATCCGGCGACGGCGCCGTGCGCCTGGACGCACGGGACGCGGGGACCGGGGTGTCGGCGTCGGTGACGGCGTCCGGCCACGAGTGGGGCACCGGGGTGGGGCTCGAGGTCCACGACGCGCGCGGCCCACGGGTGTGCGAGCTGGTCGTCGTCGGCAAGGACGGTTCGCGGCAGACGGTGACGAGCTGGGCCGTGCGGGCCCACGACGCCGGGGCGACCACGACGCAGAGCGCGGTGGCGCTCCACCCTCAGGAGATCGCCCGCTTCGAGGTGCGGACCACTGACGGGGCACGCCTGGTGACCATCCCGATGCGGTGA
- a CDS encoding sensor histidine kinase has product MTATAVLLALCPLLLAGGFVLGRRTAHPGGRSDVGTPVERATFDTLHTASLAAPPLRAGLTEESARRSARRLRTLLGTDALCLTNRAAVLAWDGAGDQHGKQVMGYLEGLLDTGRSAAFGCGCGAVDCPLRWAVAAPIVTDGRVLGALVAYAPRESAVLARAADEVARWISVQLELAELDRSRTRLIEAEIKALRAQISPHFIFNSLAAIASFVRTDPERARELLLEFADFTRYSFRRHGDFTTLADELHSIDQYLALVRARFGDRLSVTLQIAPEVLPVALPFLCLQPLVENAVKHGLEGAVTGSRITIGARDAGAEAEVVIEDDGVGMDPGELRAILRGEGGTSTGIGLSNVDERLRQVFGDDYGLVIETGTGAGMKITVRIPKYRAGVHSSGVEVE; this is encoded by the coding sequence GTGACCGCCACCGCCGTACTCCTCGCCCTGTGCCCGCTCCTCCTCGCGGGCGGCTTCGTCCTCGGCCGGCGCACGGCGCACCCCGGGGGCCGCAGCGACGTCGGTACGCCCGTGGAGCGGGCCACCTTCGACACGCTGCACACCGCCTCGCTCGCCGCGCCGCCGCTGCGGGCCGGGCTCACCGAGGAGTCGGCTCGCAGGTCTGCCCGCAGGTTGCGCACGCTGCTCGGCACCGACGCGCTCTGCCTCACCAACCGCGCCGCCGTCCTCGCCTGGGACGGCGCGGGGGACCAGCATGGCAAACAGGTCATGGGGTATCTCGAAGGGCTGCTCGACACCGGGCGCAGCGCGGCGTTCGGCTGCGGATGCGGGGCCGTCGACTGCCCGCTGCGCTGGGCCGTGGCCGCCCCGATCGTCACCGACGGGCGCGTGCTCGGCGCCCTCGTCGCCTACGCGCCCCGCGAGTCGGCCGTCCTCGCCCGCGCTGCCGACGAGGTGGCCCGCTGGATCTCCGTACAGCTGGAGCTGGCCGAACTCGATCGCTCCCGCACCCGCCTCATCGAGGCCGAGATCAAGGCGCTGCGCGCGCAGATTTCGCCGCACTTCATTTTCAACTCACTGGCCGCCATCGCCTCGTTCGTGCGCACGGACCCCGAGCGGGCACGCGAACTCCTTCTGGAATTTGCCGACTTCACCCGTTACTCGTTCCGCCGCCACGGCGACTTCACCACGCTCGCCGACGAACTGCACTCCATCGACCAGTATCTGGCCCTGGTCCGGGCCCGGTTCGGCGACCGGCTCTCGGTCACGCTCCAGATCGCGCCCGAGGTGCTGCCGGTGGCGCTGCCCTTCCTGTGCCTCCAGCCCCTCGTCGAGAACGCCGTGAAGCACGGCCTGGAGGGCGCCGTCACCGGCAGCCGCATCACGATCGGCGCCCGGGACGCGGGCGCGGAGGCGGAGGTCGTCATCGAGGACGACGGGGTCGGCATGGACCCGGGCGAGCTGCGCGCGATCCTGCGCGGCGAGGGCGGCACCTCGACCGGGATCGGCCTCTCGAACGTCGACGAGCGGCTCAGGCAGGTGTTCGGCGACGACTACGGCCTCGTCATCGAGACCGGCACCGGCGCGGGCATGAAGATCACCGTGCGGATTCCCAAGTACCGCGCGGGCGTGCACTCTTCGGGCGTCGAGGTCGAATAG
- a CDS encoding SpoIIE family protein phosphatase — protein MEAGTGGGEPTDCTHCGRAAGGAACCFLAEFGDHLGIGSFDWDLDAGLMHMDAKAHEIFDIRPEEYDGRPETLDLRVPPTEAVRLDGIVSTALKDGSENYGAYFRIKCRDGRMRWTHTQGYIRRDDTGRPRRIVGLVRDATQELSDSTARREQDALRRRQTSVVQGTTAALAHARTVQDVIDVLKDSHGLQHLGATSLVMGLVKAGRIHLVADGPEGSFVPGTKVTRIDEPYPMGDVVRTLAPRFIESPDDFAESYPLLWPHITQLEITAAAYLPLIAQARPIGALGLLYNEKRGFTEEERNVLVALGSSIAQSLQRAMFYEQEKDLAQGLQQAMLPRTIPAVSGADIAVRYRSASLGRDIGGDWYDVIPLPGGRVGAVIGDVQGHDTHAAAVMGQLRIVLRAYAAEGHTPATVMARASVFLHELDTERFATCLYAEADLSTGVVQLVRAGHLDPLLRLTDGTCRRLPVDGGLPLGLSAEFGRLEYPVATVELDPGQTLILCTDGLVEQPGTDLDDGLQALTALVGTGPHDLGDLGDLLCESVDERGGDDDVALLLLRRRGIGAPQSGGRLQQHVAPNDPEALREARHMIRAAVRAWGSGGRADEIELVADEMITNALMHTDGPAIVTLRVITASDRRLRVEVEDTSSALPRRREAGEEGVSGRGLLLVDRLADVWGVEARGSGKCVWCEFVVPARD, from the coding sequence ATGGAAGCCGGTACGGGGGGAGGGGAGCCGACCGACTGCACCCACTGCGGCAGGGCGGCAGGCGGTGCGGCCTGCTGCTTCCTCGCCGAGTTCGGGGACCACCTGGGCATCGGCAGCTTCGACTGGGACCTCGACGCCGGCCTGATGCACATGGACGCCAAGGCCCACGAGATCTTCGACATACGCCCCGAGGAATACGACGGGCGCCCCGAGACCCTCGACCTCCGCGTCCCCCCGACCGAGGCCGTCAGGCTCGACGGCATCGTCTCCACGGCCCTGAAGGACGGCAGCGAGAACTACGGCGCCTACTTCCGCATCAAATGCCGCGACGGCAGGATGCGCTGGACCCACACCCAGGGCTACATCCGACGGGACGACACCGGCCGCCCGCGCCGCATCGTCGGCCTCGTCCGCGACGCCACCCAGGAGCTCAGCGACAGCACGGCCCGGCGTGAACAGGACGCCCTGCGCCGCCGCCAGACCAGCGTCGTCCAGGGCACCACCGCCGCACTCGCCCACGCCCGCACCGTCCAGGACGTCATCGACGTGCTCAAGGACAGCCACGGCCTCCAGCACCTCGGCGCCACCAGCCTCGTCATGGGCCTTGTCAAAGCCGGCCGCATCCACCTCGTCGCCGACGGCCCCGAGGGCAGCTTCGTGCCCGGCACCAAGGTCACGCGGATCGACGAGCCGTACCCCATGGGCGACGTCGTGCGCACCCTCGCGCCCCGCTTCATCGAGTCCCCCGACGACTTCGCCGAGTCCTACCCGCTGCTGTGGCCGCACATCACCCAGCTCGAGATCACGGCCGCGGCCTACCTGCCGCTCATCGCCCAGGCCCGCCCCATCGGCGCGCTCGGCCTGCTCTACAACGAGAAACGCGGCTTCACCGAGGAGGAGCGCAACGTACTCGTCGCCCTCGGCAGCAGCATCGCCCAGAGCCTCCAGCGCGCGATGTTCTACGAGCAGGAGAAGGACCTCGCCCAGGGCCTCCAGCAGGCCATGCTGCCCCGCACCATCCCCGCCGTGTCCGGCGCCGACATCGCCGTCCGTTACCGCTCGGCCTCCCTCGGCCGCGACATCGGAGGCGACTGGTACGACGTGATCCCGCTGCCCGGCGGACGCGTCGGCGCCGTCATCGGCGACGTCCAGGGACACGACACCCACGCCGCCGCCGTCATGGGACAGCTGCGCATCGTGCTGCGCGCGTACGCCGCCGAGGGGCACACGCCCGCCACCGTCATGGCCCGCGCCTCCGTCTTCCTCCACGAACTCGACACCGAGCGGTTCGCGACCTGCCTGTACGCGGAGGCCGACCTGTCGACCGGGGTCGTCCAGCTCGTGCGCGCCGGGCATCTGGACCCGCTGCTGCGCCTCACCGACGGGACCTGTCGCAGACTGCCTGTCGACGGCGGCCTGCCGCTGGGCCTCTCCGCCGAGTTCGGCCGGCTCGAATACCCGGTCGCGACCGTCGAACTCGACCCGGGCCAGACTCTGATCCTGTGCACCGACGGCCTCGTCGAGCAGCCCGGCACCGACCTCGACGACGGACTCCAGGCCCTCACGGCCCTCGTCGGCACCGGCCCCCACGACCTCGGCGACCTCGGCGACCTGTTGTGCGAGAGCGTCGACGAACGCGGCGGTGACGACGATGTCGCCCTGCTCCTGCTGCGCCGCCGCGGCATCGGCGCCCCCCAGTCGGGCGGCCGACTCCAGCAGCATGTCGCGCCGAACGACCCCGAGGCCCTGAGAGAGGCCCGGCACATGATCAGGGCCGCCGTCCGGGCCTGGGGATCGGGCGGGCGCGCGGACGAGATCGAGCTCGTCGCCGACGAGATGATCACCAACGCGCTGATGCACACCGACGGCCCCGCGATCGTCACCCTCCGCGTGATCACCGCGTCCGACCGCAGGCTACGCGTGGAGGTCGAGGACACCTCCAGCGCGCTGCCACGCCGGCGCGAGGCGGGCGAGGAAGGCGTCTCGGGGCGCGGCCTGCTCCTCGTGGACCGGCTCGCGGACGTGTGGGGCGTGGAGGCGCGGGGGAGCGGCAAGTGCGTGTGGTGCGAGTTCGTGGTGCCGGCCCGCGACTGA
- a CDS encoding CapA family protein, with protein MTQRTQATSRTGRTRHTPHARRTRQGAAVLAAALIAAGAGCSAPADRTHRPASQGSGTPAPHGSDNPAPSAAGGATGGHRGFTLVASGDVLPHASIIKKAKTDSSGDGYDFAPMLSGVQPAVSKADLAICHMETVYGTAGQYTGDPKFKSPPEVAKGLRDTGYDSCSTASDHALDDGAAGIDRTLDAMDRAGIRHTGSARTAAEAGSPAWLRAGDAKVAHLAYTYDTNGASMPKGRPWAVNMIDSQRIVEDARAARKAGADVVVLSLHWGTEWQDEPDESQLRLGDELTASRTDGRPDIDLILGTHAHVPQAYEKVNGTWVVYGMGDQIAGEMYNYDGAQDPRGNEGTIGRFTFAPPERDGGRWEVRKAEFLPQWFNVGSGRVINVNQAIHDGLGLNDVRDRISQAVLSRGAAEDGLTMGR; from the coding sequence ATGACGCAACGCACACAGGCCACAAGCCGCACGGGACGCACCAGACACACGCCACACGCACGGCGCACACGGCAGGGCGCGGCGGTCCTCGCCGCCGCGCTGATCGCGGCGGGCGCGGGCTGCTCCGCGCCCGCGGACCGCACACATCGTCCGGCGTCCCAGGGGAGCGGCACCCCGGCGCCCCACGGCAGCGACAACCCGGCGCCGTCGGCCGCCGGCGGCGCCACCGGCGGGCACCGCGGCTTCACGCTCGTCGCCTCCGGTGACGTACTGCCGCACGCCTCGATCATCAAAAAGGCGAAAACCGATTCGAGCGGCGACGGGTACGACTTCGCGCCGATGCTGTCCGGCGTGCAGCCGGCCGTCTCCAAAGCGGATCTGGCGATCTGTCACATGGAGACGGTCTACGGCACCGCGGGCCAGTACACCGGCGACCCGAAATTCAAGTCCCCGCCCGAGGTCGCCAAAGGGCTGCGCGACACGGGCTACGACTCCTGCTCCACGGCCTCGGACCACGCCCTCGACGACGGCGCCGCCGGCATCGACCGCACCCTCGATGCCATGGACCGCGCGGGCATCCGCCACACGGGCTCGGCCCGAACCGCCGCCGAGGCCGGCAGCCCCGCGTGGCTGCGCGCCGGTGACGCCAAGGTCGCCCACCTCGCGTACACGTACGACACGAACGGCGCCTCGATGCCCAAGGGGCGGCCGTGGGCCGTGAATATGATCGACAGTCAGCGGATCGTCGAAGACGCGCGGGCGGCCCGGAAGGCGGGCGCGGACGTGGTGGTCCTCTCGCTGCACTGGGGCACCGAATGGCAGGACGAGCCGGACGAGAGCCAGCTGCGGCTCGGCGACGAGCTCACCGCGTCCCGCACGGACGGCCGCCCCGACATCGACCTGATCCTCGGCACGCACGCGCACGTCCCGCAGGCGTACGAGAAGGTCAACGGCACCTGGGTGGTCTACGGCATGGGCGACCAGATCGCCGGCGAGATGTACAACTACGACGGCGCCCAGGACCCGCGCGGCAACGAGGGCACCATCGGCCGCTTCACCTTCGCGCCGCCGGAGCGGGACGGCGGCCGCTGGGAGGTGCGCAAGGCCGAGTTCCTCCCCCAGTGGTTCAACGTCGGCTCGGGCCGCGTCATCAACGTCAACCAGGCCATCCACGACGGCCTCGGCCTCAACGACGTCCGCGACCGGATCAGTCAGGCTGTCCTCAGCCGCGGCGCGGCCGAGGACGGCCTGACCATGGGCAGATAG
- a CDS encoding DUF6777 domain-containing protein produces MRSPTRTLVTAFAISAALLVAGCSGDSGNNASADKGELFLQPVAEVGNDPFTDSTATTTETPAPVTRTPQPPSPSGTATATTQGMRPVDGATPGLYGGTQSVGSCDVEKQVAFLTSDPTKERAFADGAGISATTVPSFLRGLTPVVLRADTRVTNHGYRSGEATSYQSVLQAGTAVLVDARGMPRVRCACGNPLAPPVAFTGTPNTQGQEWSGYRPTQVVVVTPAPKVITNIVIVNITNNTWIERKVGDDGQHDKRVPPPPMPKPNPSDSSKSPPPSSTSPSSSSSSSSSPSESSSSTSPPSSQPPSSDESAPSSSDESAPASEPAGPPTSAPGDTDTPPDSPPSDGSSDLGPDTVPDSPDSPDRPGGTGLIPDEPSAENVHDI; encoded by the coding sequence GTGCGCTCACCCACCAGGACCCTTGTCACTGCCTTTGCGATATCCGCCGCACTCCTGGTCGCCGGATGTTCCGGGGACAGCGGCAACAACGCGTCGGCCGACAAGGGGGAGCTGTTCCTCCAGCCCGTGGCGGAGGTGGGCAACGACCCGTTCACCGACTCCACCGCCACCACCACCGAGACTCCTGCCCCCGTCACCCGAACGCCGCAGCCGCCGTCACCGAGCGGCACCGCAACCGCGACCACGCAGGGCATGCGTCCCGTCGACGGCGCGACCCCCGGCCTCTACGGCGGCACGCAGTCCGTCGGAAGCTGCGACGTCGAGAAGCAGGTCGCCTTCCTCACCTCGGACCCGACCAAGGAACGCGCCTTCGCCGACGGCGCGGGCATCTCCGCGACCACCGTCCCCAGCTTCCTGCGCGGCCTCACCCCCGTCGTACTGCGCGCCGACACCCGCGTCACCAACCACGGCTACCGCTCCGGAGAGGCGACGAGCTACCAGTCCGTGCTCCAGGCCGGCACCGCCGTACTCGTCGACGCACGCGGGATGCCCCGCGTGCGGTGCGCGTGCGGCAACCCGCTGGCGCCGCCCGTAGCGTTCACGGGGACGCCGAACACCCAGGGACAGGAGTGGTCCGGCTACCGGCCCACCCAGGTCGTGGTCGTCACCCCGGCACCGAAGGTCATCACGAACATCGTCATCGTGAACATCACCAACAACACGTGGATCGAGCGGAAGGTCGGTGACGACGGACAGCACGACAAGCGCGTGCCGCCGCCCCCGATGCCGAAGCCCAACCCCTCCGACAGCTCCAAGTCGCCCCCGCCGTCGTCCACGTCACCGAGCTCGAGCAGCAGCTCCAGCAGCAGCCCGTCGGAGTCCTCCAGCAGCACCAGCCCACCGTCGTCGCAGCCGCCCTCCTCGGACGAGTCGGCACCGTCCTCCTCGGACGAGTCGGCACCGGCCTCGGAGCCCGCCGGCCCGCCGACCAGCGCGCCCGGCGACACAGACACCCCGCCGGACTCGCCCCCCAGCGACGGCTCCAGCGACCTCGGCCCGGACACCGTCCCCGACAGCCCCGACAGCCCCGACCGGCCCGGCGGAACCGGCCTCATCCCCGACGAGCCGTCCGCCGAGAACGTCCACGACATCTGA
- a CDS encoding sodium/solute symporter codes for MNEAYAIPAVAVVVLATVLIGGFGLRISRTTSDFYVASRTVGPGLNAAAISGEYLSAASFLGVAGLLLVHGPDMLWYPVGYTAGYLVLLVFVAAPLRRSGAYTLPDFAEGRLESRSVRRVVSMLVVGAGWLYLVPQLQGAGLTLQILTGAPRWFGGALVAAVVVLAVAAGGMRSITFVQAFQYWLKLTALLVPAFFLVLAWHGDGGTPPSADGAPWSGAGSGQPLATSRADHPLYATYGLIVATFLGTMGLPHVVVRFYTSPNGRAARRTTVAVLALIGLFYCLPPIYGWLGRLYAPELSATQDADAAVLLLPGRAIGGLGGDLLGALVAGGAFAAFLSTASGLTMAVAGVLSQDVLPARGVRHFRLATLLAMTVPLGGALLVSGVPVADAVGMAFAVSASSFCPLLVLGIWWRRLTPPGARAGLLLGGGSALVAVTLTVAGVAQGGWLHTLLAWPAVWSVPVGFLAMILVSLATQDSVPPHTSATMTRLHLPESLSTDGTIAAGEQGART; via the coding sequence GTGAACGAGGCGTACGCGATACCCGCCGTGGCCGTGGTCGTCCTGGCCACGGTCCTCATCGGCGGCTTCGGCCTGCGCATCTCCCGCACCACCTCCGACTTCTACGTCGCCTCGCGCACGGTGGGCCCCGGCCTCAACGCCGCGGCGATCAGCGGGGAGTACCTCTCCGCTGCCTCCTTCCTCGGCGTCGCCGGACTGCTGCTCGTGCACGGCCCCGACATGCTCTGGTACCCCGTCGGCTACACCGCCGGATACCTCGTCCTGCTCGTGTTCGTCGCGGCCCCGCTGCGCCGCTCCGGCGCGTACACGCTGCCCGACTTCGCCGAGGGCCGCCTGGAGTCCCGCAGCGTCCGCAGGGTTGTCAGCATGCTCGTGGTCGGCGCGGGCTGGCTCTACCTCGTGCCCCAACTCCAGGGCGCCGGGCTCACGTTGCAGATCCTCACGGGCGCGCCGCGCTGGTTCGGCGGGGCGCTCGTCGCCGCCGTCGTCGTCCTCGCGGTCGCCGCGGGCGGCATGCGCTCCATCACCTTCGTGCAGGCCTTCCAGTACTGGCTGAAGCTGACCGCGCTGCTCGTGCCCGCGTTCTTCCTGGTCCTCGCCTGGCACGGCGACGGCGGCACCCCGCCCTCCGCAGACGGCGCGCCCTGGTCCGGCGCGGGCTCCGGGCAGCCACTCGCCACCAGCCGCGCGGACCACCCGCTGTACGCGACGTACGGCCTCATCGTCGCCACGTTCCTGGGCACGATGGGCCTGCCGCACGTCGTCGTCCGTTTCTACACCAGCCCGAACGGCCGCGCGGCCCGCCGCACCACGGTCGCCGTGCTCGCCCTCATCGGGCTCTTCTACTGCCTGCCGCCGATCTACGGCTGGCTCGGCCGTCTGTACGCGCCCGAACTGAGCGCTACCCAGGACGCCGACGCGGCCGTCCTGCTCCTGCCGGGCCGGGCCATCGGCGGGCTCGGCGGTGACCTGCTCGGGGCGCTCGTGGCCGGCGGCGCCTTCGCAGCGTTCCTGTCGACCGCCTCGGGTCTGACGATGGCCGTCGCCGGCGTGCTCAGCCAGGACGTCTTGCCGGCCCGCGGCGTACGGCACTTCCGCCTGGCGACACTCCTCGCGATGACCGTTCCGCTGGGCGGGGCGCTCCTGGTCAGCGGGGTGCCGGTGGCGGACGCCGTGGGGATGGCGTTCGCGGTGTCGGCGTCCTCGTTCTGCCCGCTGCTTGTCCTCGGCATCTGGTGGCGGCGGCTCACCCCGCCCGGCGCGCGGGCCGGACTGCTCCTCGGCGGCGGCTCCGCGCTCGTCGCGGTCACCCTGACCGTCGCCGGCGTCGCACAGGGCGGCTGGCTGCACACACTGCTCGCCTGGCCCGCCGTGTGGTCGGTCCCGGTCGGCTTCCTGGCCATGATCCTCGTATCGCTGGCCACCCAGGACTCCGTACCGCCGCACACCAGCGCCACGATGACGCGGCTGCACCTGCCCGAGTCGCTCAGCACGGACGGGACGATCGCCGCCGGCGAGCAGGGAGCCCGCACGTGA
- a CDS encoding LytR/AlgR family response regulator transcription factor, producing MLRVLAVDDEEPALAELLYLLRADPRVRAAEGATDANEALRRIGRALDAGGDDAGAIDVLFLDIQMAGLTGLDVARLLAGFAKPPLIVFVTAHEDFAVQAFDLKAVDYVLKPVRRERLAEAVRRVAEQAAVARPAVDLSADRIPVELGGVTRLVAVADITYAEAQGDYARLHTADASHLVRIPLTTLEERWQPHGFVRIHRSHLVALHRIDELRLDGGGMSVRIGDAELAVSRRHASRVRELLMRRAGG from the coding sequence ATGCTGCGCGTACTGGCCGTCGACGACGAGGAACCCGCACTCGCCGAGCTGCTCTACCTGTTGCGGGCCGACCCGCGGGTGCGCGCTGCCGAGGGCGCCACCGACGCGAACGAGGCGCTGCGCCGCATCGGGCGCGCCCTGGACGCGGGAGGCGACGACGCCGGCGCCATCGACGTGCTCTTCCTCGACATCCAGATGGCCGGGCTCACGGGCCTCGACGTGGCCCGGCTCCTCGCCGGGTTCGCCAAGCCCCCGCTGATCGTCTTCGTCACTGCCCACGAGGACTTCGCCGTGCAGGCCTTCGACCTGAAGGCCGTCGACTACGTCCTCAAGCCCGTCCGCAGGGAACGCCTCGCGGAGGCCGTACGGCGCGTTGCCGAGCAGGCCGCCGTCGCCCGGCCCGCCGTGGACCTCTCCGCCGACCGGATCCCCGTCGAACTCGGCGGCGTCACCCGCCTCGTGGCCGTCGCCGACATCACGTACGCCGAGGCCCAGGGCGACTACGCGCGCCTGCACACCGCCGACGCCAGCCACCTCGTGCGCATACCGCTGACCACCCTGGAGGAGCGCTGGCAGCCGCACGGGTTCGTCCGGATCCACCGCAGCCATCTCGTCGCCCTGCACCGCATCGACGAACTCCGTCTCGACGGCGGCGGCATGAGCGTGCGGATAGGCGACGCCGAACTCGCCGTGAGCCGCCGCCACGCGAGCCGTGTCCGCGAACTCCTGATGCGGCGCGCGGGCGGCTGA
- a CDS encoding Fpg/Nei family DNA glycosylase: MPELPEVEALTDFLTEHLVGHEIVRVLPVAVSVLKTYDPPPAALEGRTVTSVTRHGKFLDLDADGLHLVTHLARAGWLHWKDRLPDGPPRPGKGPLALRVALEDGEGFDLTEAGTQKSLAVYVVHDPADVPGIARLGPDPLADGFDEARFAALLDGERRQIKGALRDQSLIAGIGNAYSDEILHAAKMSPFKLASSLTADDVSVLYKALRDTLTEAVERSRGVAAGRLKAEKKSGLRVHGRAGEKCPVCGDTIREVSFHDSSLQYCPTCQTGGKPLADRRMSKLLK, translated from the coding sequence ATGCCGGAACTTCCCGAGGTCGAAGCGCTGACGGACTTCCTCACCGAGCATCTGGTGGGGCACGAGATCGTCCGCGTCCTGCCCGTCGCCGTGAGCGTCCTCAAGACGTACGACCCGCCGCCCGCCGCCCTGGAGGGCCGCACGGTCACGAGCGTGACGCGGCACGGCAAGTTCCTCGACCTCGACGCGGACGGACTTCACCTCGTCACGCACCTCGCCCGCGCGGGCTGGCTCCACTGGAAGGACCGGCTCCCCGACGGCCCGCCCCGCCCCGGCAAAGGACCGCTCGCCCTGCGCGTCGCCCTGGAGGACGGCGAGGGCTTCGACCTCACCGAGGCGGGCACCCAGAAGAGCCTCGCCGTGTACGTCGTCCACGACCCGGCCGATGTCCCCGGCATCGCGAGACTCGGCCCCGACCCGCTCGCCGACGGCTTCGACGAGGCACGCTTCGCCGCACTCCTGGACGGCGAGCGGCGGCAGATCAAGGGGGCGCTGCGCGACCAGAGCCTCATCGCCGGCATCGGGAACGCGTACAGCGACGAGATCCTGCACGCCGCGAAGATGTCCCCGTTCAAGCTCGCGTCGAGCCTGACCGCCGACGACGTGTCCGTCCTCTACAAGGCCCTGCGCGACACGTTGACCGAGGCCGTCGAGCGCTCACGCGGCGTCGCGGCCGGGCGGCTCAAGGCCGAGAAGAAGAGCGGGCTGCGAGTGCACGGCAGGGCGGGGGAGAAGTGCCCCGTGTGCGGCGACACCATCCGTGAGGTGTCCTTCCACGACTCGTCGCTCCAGTACTGCCCGACCTGCCAGACGGGCGGCAAGCCGCTCGCGGACCGCAGGATGTCGAAGCTTCTGAAGTGA